A region of Dioscorea cayenensis subsp. rotundata cultivar TDr96_F1 chromosome 5, TDr96_F1_v2_PseudoChromosome.rev07_lg8_w22 25.fasta, whole genome shotgun sequence DNA encodes the following proteins:
- the LOC120259900 gene encoding uncharacterized protein LOC120259900: protein MSATQAMKRIPLIKFPQRHPKPSSGSSKSTEQVGFSPFGSSSKEQTSSLAGRAPSYRFKSDVPAAPSNTAVGGQASLLPKRTPVSEKEIEAILLGGCF from the exons ATGTCTGCAACGCAAGCGATGAAGCGAATCCCTCTAATCAAATTCCCTCAGAGGCATCCCAAACCCTCTTCTG GTTCGTCTAAATCTACAGAGCAAGTGGGGTTTTCTCCATTTG GTTCATCATCAAAAGAGCAAACATCATCGTTGGCAGGCCGGGCTCCAAGTTATAGATTCAAATCAGATGTTCCTGCTGCACCTTCTAATACAGCTGTAGGAGGGCAGGCATCACTACTGCCAAAGCGAACCCCTGTATCTGAGAAAGAGATAGAAGCTATTTTG CTGGGCGGTTGTTTCTAG
- the LOC120260967 gene encoding hydroquinone glucosyltransferase-like isoform X1 — translation MDGDDGAVRVVVLPPPGMGHLIPFGELAKKLVSRHSISVTFITFSKFASKAQKAFFDALPPTITSIHLPPDSLADIPSDARIETRLSIATLRSLPALRSILQTLQQNAHVVAFIADLFTTDAFTVSKQLGIPSFLFFPSNLFTLSLFLHLPELDASTTCEFRDLPEPLQLPGCVPMPGSELLHPIQDRSNDCYKWMVHHGRRFRDADAILVNTFKDIEQETAKIINKEDIKWPPVYLVGPLIQSCSPDIELVNCLSWLDKQPKESVLYVSFGSAGRLTCSQMKELACGLEMSGQRFLWVVRTPSDIESDANYFNSMIIDDPVAFLPEGFVERTKNVGLLVPSWAPQVQVLAHGATGGFLSHCGWNSTLESVMHGVPMIAWPLHAEQRMNAVMLTEVVKVALRPVVAADGIYKSEEIAKVVKALMMEGEEGKCVREKAKELHVGGTRALMEDGDSCQAIGELANKWTSKVLTSVHDS, via the exons ATGGATGGCGATGACGGAGCTGTTCGAGTAGTAGTCTTGCCACCACCTGGCATGGGTCACCTTATCCCCTTCGGCGAACTCGCCAAGAAGCTCGTCAGCCGCCACTCCATCTCCGTCACCTTCATCACCTTCTCCAAGTTTGCTTCCAAAGCTCAGAAGGCCTTCTTCGATGCCCTCCCTCCAACCATCACCTCTATCCATCTCCCTCCCGATTCTCTCGCCGACATCCCTTCCGACGCGAGAATCGAGACTCGTCTCTCCATCGCCACCCTCCGCTCCCTCCCCGCCCTCCGCTCCATCCTCCAAACCCTACAGCAAAACGCTCATGTTGTAGCCTTCATCGCCGACCTCTTCACCACGGATGCGTTTACTGTTTCCAAACAACTCGGCATACCTTCCTTCTTGTTCTTTCCTTCCAACTTGTTTACCCTTTCCCTGTTTCTTCACTTGCCTGAGTTGGACGCTTCAACGACGTGCGAGTTCCGGGACCTGCCGGAACCACTGCAGCTTCCTGGTTGCGTGCCGATGCCCGGTTCCGAGCTACTTCATCCTATCCAAGACAGGTCCAACGACTGTTACAAGTGGATGGTACACCATGGCAGGCGTTTCCGAGATGCTGACGCAATTCTCGTCAATACCTTCAAAGACATCGAGCAAGAAACGGCCAAGATCATTAACAAAGAAGACATCAAGTGGCCACCGGTTTATTTAGTCGGTCCGCTGATCCAGTCCTGCTCACCCGACATCGAACTAGTCAACTGCTTATCTTGGCTCGACAAACAACCAAAAGAGTCCGTTCTGTACGTGTCGTTTGGTAGCGCTGGCAGACTGACATGCTCCCAGATGAAAGAGTTGGCCTGCGGGTTAGAGATGAGCGGGCAGAGATTCCTGTGGGTGGTCCGGACCCCGTCCGACATTGAATCCGACGCCAACTACTTCAATTCAATGATCATCGACGACCCTGTTGCGTTTTTGCCAGAAGGGTTCGTGGAGAGGACTAAGAATGTGGGTTTATTGGTGCCGTCGTGGGCGCCGCAGGTGCAGGTGTTAGCGCACGGAGCGACTGGTGGGTTCTTGTCCCACTGCGGGTGGAACTCAACGCTTGAGAGTGTGATGCATGGCGTACCCATGATAGCGTGGCCCTTGCATGCGGAGCAGAGAATGAATGCTGTGATGCTGACGGAAGTTGTGAAGGTGGCGTTGAGGCCGGTGGTGGCGGCGGATGGGATTTATAAGAGTGAGGAGATAGCGAAGGTCGTGAAGGCGTTAATGATGGAAGGAGAGGAAGGGAAGTGTGTGAGAGAGAAGGCGAAGGAGCTTCACGTGGGTGGAACCAGA GCAC
- the LOC120259899 gene encoding LOW QUALITY PROTEIN: probable F-box protein At5g36000 (The sequence of the model RefSeq protein was modified relative to this genomic sequence to represent the inferred CDS: deleted 1 base in 1 codon), giving the protein MAAMAKEKEMVEIQKRKRNDGGGTPRKRLQVGEAGPPPLVQRPRKTESEKAFRKVQTRTRRLTIASCTSPGASTTNFLAPHSSFIWYDVDTWTEVAKYLDGKSLVSLGLSNRWFHHLIMQESIWRYAYLRDLQVPLSLRPLPFHWSNLYASAFDGSHSYKFRQRERHIDWMRIGAFFFDSPAALLMETLALPRKVPEAGHDPQKSVMASGAFVLTNIRTGIWIADLQLVRCPVCNLNTCEGTMQILDTRAAELFLEEGYQSGSWDYVEIASHKIEKHSSTATGAIFDLKHLHSPHSVGVLDVKSWMGKADDWQPKASICLNAVAVNTNLQHNDGLHVRFEVMRSGGSDGDVVSIRISQQLI; this is encoded by the exons ATGGCAGCGATGgcgaaagagaaggagatggtgGAGATCCAGAAGAGAAAGCGGAACGATGGAGGAGGGACGCCGAGGAAAAGGTTGCAGGTGGGAGAGGCTGGACCACCACCTTTGGTTCAGAGGCCAAGGAAGACAGAAAGCGAGAAGGCTTTCCGCAAAGTCCAGACGAGGACCAGGCGGCTCACCATTGCTTCATGCACCTCGCCTGGCGCCAGCACCACCAACTTCCTTGCCCCTCACTCCAGCTTCATTTG GTACGATGTTGACACGTGGACAGAGGTAGCAAAGTACTTAGACGGAAAGAGCCTCGTGAGCCTAGGTCTATCGAACCGCTGGTTCCACCATCTGATCATGCAGGAGAGCATCTGGCGTTACGCTTACCTCCGAGATCTTCAAGTCCCTCTTTCCCTACGTCCCCTTCCTTTCCACTGGTCCAATCTCTACGCCTCCGCTTTCG ACGGCAGCCACTCGTACAAGTTCCGGCAGCGGGAGAGACACATCG ATTGGATGAGGATCGGCGCGTTCTTCTTCGATTCCCCGGCGGCTTTGCTGATGGAGACGCTGGCGTTGCCAAGGAAGGTTCCAGAAGCTGGACATGATCCACAGAAATCAGTCATGGCCTCAGGCGCCTTCGTCCTCACCAACATCCGCACCGGGATCTGGATCGCCG ATCTGCAGCTTGTCCGTTGT CCAGTCTGCAACCTTAACACCTGCGAGG GAACTATGCAGATACTGGACACCCGAGCAGCGGAGCTGTTCCTGGAGGAGGGATACCAGAGCGGGAGCTGGGACTATGTAGAGATAGCATCCCATAAGATTGAGAAGCATTCCAGCACTGCAACTGGTGCTATCTTTGATCTAAAGCACTTGCACTCTCCTCACTCCGTTG GAGTGCTGGATGTGAAGTCTTGGATGGGCAAAGCTGATGATTGGCAACCTAAGGCCAGTATTTGTCTCAACGCTGTTGCTGTGAACACTAACCTGCAGCACAACGATG GGCTACACGTGAGATTCGAGGTCATGCGCAGTGGGGGATCAGACGGAGATGTGGTGTCTATAAGGATCTCACAGCAACTGATATAG
- the LOC120260967 gene encoding hydroquinone glucosyltransferase-like isoform X2 — protein sequence MDGDDGAVRVVVLPPPGMGHLIPFGELAKKLVSRHSISVTFITFSKFASKAQKAFFDALPPTITSIHLPPDSLADIPSDARIETRLSIATLRSLPALRSILQTLQQNAHVVAFIADLFTTDAFTVSKQLGIPSFLFFPSNLFTLSLFLHLPELDASTTCEFRDLPEPLQLPGCVPMPGSELLHPIQDRSNDCYKWMVHHGRRFRDADAILVNTFKDIEQETAKIINKEDIKWPPVYLVGPLIQSCSPDIELVNCLSWLDKQPKESVLYVSFGSAGRLTCSQMKELACGLEMSGQRFLWVVRTPSDIESDANYFNSMIIDDPVAFLPEGFVERTKNVGLLVPSWAPQVQVLAHGATGGFLSHCGWNSTLESVMHGVPMIAWPLHAEQRMNAVMLTEVVKVALRPVVAADGIYKSEEIAKVVKALMMEGEEGKCVREKAKELHVGGTRALMEDGDSCQAIGELANKWTSKVLTSVHDS from the coding sequence ATGGATGGCGATGACGGAGCTGTTCGAGTAGTAGTCTTGCCACCACCTGGCATGGGTCACCTTATCCCCTTCGGCGAACTCGCCAAGAAGCTCGTCAGCCGCCACTCCATCTCCGTCACCTTCATCACCTTCTCCAAGTTTGCTTCCAAAGCTCAGAAGGCCTTCTTCGATGCCCTCCCTCCAACCATCACCTCTATCCATCTCCCTCCCGATTCTCTCGCCGACATCCCTTCCGACGCGAGAATCGAGACTCGTCTCTCCATCGCCACCCTCCGCTCCCTCCCCGCCCTCCGCTCCATCCTCCAAACCCTACAGCAAAACGCTCATGTTGTAGCCTTCATCGCCGACCTCTTCACCACGGATGCGTTTACTGTTTCCAAACAACTCGGCATACCTTCCTTCTTGTTCTTTCCTTCCAACTTGTTTACCCTTTCCCTGTTTCTTCACTTGCCTGAGTTGGACGCTTCAACGACGTGCGAGTTCCGGGACCTGCCGGAACCACTGCAGCTTCCTGGTTGCGTGCCGATGCCCGGTTCCGAGCTACTTCATCCTATCCAAGACAGGTCCAACGACTGTTACAAGTGGATGGTACACCATGGCAGGCGTTTCCGAGATGCTGACGCAATTCTCGTCAATACCTTCAAAGACATCGAGCAAGAAACGGCCAAGATCATTAACAAAGAAGACATCAAGTGGCCACCGGTTTATTTAGTCGGTCCGCTGATCCAGTCCTGCTCACCCGACATCGAACTAGTCAACTGCTTATCTTGGCTCGACAAACAACCAAAAGAGTCCGTTCTGTACGTGTCGTTTGGTAGCGCTGGCAGACTGACATGCTCCCAGATGAAAGAGTTGGCCTGCGGGTTAGAGATGAGCGGGCAGAGATTCCTGTGGGTGGTCCGGACCCCGTCCGACATTGAATCCGACGCCAACTACTTCAATTCAATGATCATCGACGACCCTGTTGCGTTTTTGCCAGAAGGGTTCGTGGAGAGGACTAAGAATGTGGGTTTATTGGTGCCGTCGTGGGCGCCGCAGGTGCAGGTGTTAGCGCACGGAGCGACTGGTGGGTTCTTGTCCCACTGCGGGTGGAACTCAACGCTTGAGAGTGTGATGCATGGCGTACCCATGATAGCGTGGCCCTTGCATGCGGAGCAGAGAATGAATGCTGTGATGCTGACGGAAGTTGTGAAGGTGGCGTTGAGGCCGGTGGTGGCGGCGGATGGGATTTATAAGAGTGAGGAGATAGCGAAGGTCGTGAAGGCGTTAATGATGGAAGGAGAGGAAGGGAAGTGTGTGAGAGAGAAGGCGAAGGAGCTTCACGTGGGTGGAACCAGA